A genomic window from Herbiconiux aconitum includes:
- a CDS encoding enoyl-CoA hydratase/isomerase family protein: protein MANADEAGVVDGTDSALRRVDDRADRLHVCLDRPATRNAIDRALVNELHAVCAELEAGPRILIISGVGGVFASGADIAELRERRRADALAGINSRLFARIAALPMPVIAAIDGWALGGGAELAYAADFRIASTTARIGNPETSLGIIAAAGASWRLAELVGEPVAKEILLAGRVLNAEEALALHLVTEVHEPAALLAAADALADRIARQDPLAVRFTKSVFHAPRAAHPEVDEIAQSVLFESPAKFERMTAFLERKKR, encoded by the coding sequence ATGGCGAACGCGGATGAGGCCGGCGTAGTGGATGGCACCGATTCAGCCCTGCGTCGGGTCGACGATCGGGCCGACCGGCTGCACGTGTGCCTCGACCGCCCCGCCACACGCAACGCGATCGATCGCGCCCTGGTAAACGAACTGCACGCCGTGTGCGCCGAGCTCGAAGCCGGCCCGCGCATCCTCATCATCAGCGGCGTTGGCGGCGTTTTCGCTTCGGGCGCCGACATCGCCGAACTGCGCGAGCGGCGGCGAGCGGACGCTCTGGCCGGCATCAACTCCCGCCTGTTCGCACGGATCGCCGCGCTGCCGATGCCGGTCATCGCCGCGATCGACGGCTGGGCCCTCGGCGGCGGAGCAGAACTCGCCTACGCGGCCGACTTCCGCATCGCCAGCACCACCGCGAGAATCGGCAACCCGGAGACCTCGCTCGGCATCATCGCCGCCGCGGGCGCGAGCTGGCGGCTCGCGGAGCTGGTCGGCGAACCGGTGGCCAAGGAGATCCTGCTCGCGGGCCGCGTGCTGAATGCCGAGGAAGCCCTCGCGCTGCACCTGGTCACCGAGGTGCACGAGCCGGCCGCCCTCCTCGCCGCAGCCGACGCCCTGGCCGACCGCATCGCGCGGCAAGACCCACTGGCGGTGCGCTTCACGAAGTCGGTGTTCCACGCGCCCCGCGCGGCGCATCCGGAGGTCGACGAAATCGCTCAGTCGGTGCTCTTCGAGTCGCCGGCGAAGTTCGAACGGATGACCGCGTTCCTGGAGAGGAAGAAGCGGTGA
- a CDS encoding 3-hydroxyacyl-CoA dehydrogenase family protein, producing MGVGIAHAFLLAGASVTVLERDDAAAAQARSELLRAARASIDREATSESLDALELRMSFTTSADPLAGAGLVVEAVPEDLALKLEVLARVEAVLPGDAWLASNTSSLSIDDIAATLDRPERFCGLHFFNPVPASSLVEIVRGGRSASELIDAARGWVEAIGKTPIVVKDSPGFASSRLGVVIALEAIRMLEDGVATADDIDTAMVLGYKFPVGPLHLTDLVGLDVRLGIAEYLESTLGERFAVPPLLREKVAEGKLGRKSGEGFFTWPE from the coding sequence ATGGGGGTGGGCATCGCGCACGCCTTCCTGCTGGCGGGGGCATCGGTCACCGTTCTCGAGCGCGACGATGCTGCGGCGGCCCAGGCTCGATCCGAACTGCTGCGCGCCGCTCGAGCGAGCATCGACCGCGAGGCGACCTCTGAGAGCCTCGATGCCCTCGAGCTGCGGATGTCGTTCACCACGTCCGCCGACCCTCTTGCCGGCGCGGGACTCGTGGTCGAGGCAGTGCCCGAAGACTTGGCGCTGAAGCTGGAGGTACTCGCCCGGGTCGAGGCTGTGCTGCCCGGTGACGCGTGGCTCGCTTCGAACACCTCCTCACTCTCGATCGACGACATCGCAGCCACCCTCGATCGCCCCGAGCGCTTCTGCGGCCTGCACTTCTTCAACCCGGTTCCGGCGTCGAGCCTGGTCGAGATCGTTCGCGGGGGCCGGAGCGCCTCCGAGCTGATCGACGCCGCCCGCGGCTGGGTCGAGGCCATCGGCAAGACGCCGATCGTCGTGAAGGACTCCCCGGGGTTCGCGAGTTCGCGCCTCGGGGTGGTGATCGCACTCGAGGCGATCCGGATGCTCGAAGACGGCGTCGCGACCGCCGACGACATCGACACCGCGATGGTGCTCGGGTACAAGTTCCCGGTGGGCCCGCTGCACCTCACCGATCTGGTGGGCCTGGATGTGCGACTCGGCATCGCCGAATACCTCGAGTCGACACTCGGCGAGCGGTTCGCGGTTCCGCCATTGCTCCGCGAGAAGGTGGCCGAAGGCAAGCTCGGGCGCAAGAGCGGCGAGGGGTTCTTCACGTGGCCGGAGTGA
- a CDS encoding PaaI family thioesterase, protein MTGTDSLQPWTIELGELDRKMGVVVLEQSAERVVATMPVEGNTQSFGLLHGGASMAFGEALGSWAAVIHASTLGKTAVGLDVSGTHHRGARSGLVTGTATALHLGRTTTSHDVVLTDDDGNRLCTVRITNLIIDKR, encoded by the coding sequence ATGACCGGCACCGACAGCCTTCAGCCGTGGACGATCGAACTCGGCGAGCTCGACCGCAAGATGGGAGTCGTGGTTCTCGAGCAGTCGGCCGAGCGGGTGGTGGCCACGATGCCGGTCGAAGGGAACACCCAGTCGTTCGGGCTGCTGCACGGCGGCGCGTCGATGGCCTTCGGCGAAGCGCTCGGCTCCTGGGCGGCAGTGATCCACGCCTCGACCCTCGGTAAGACGGCGGTCGGGCTCGACGTCAGCGGCACCCATCACCGAGGCGCACGCTCGGGATTGGTGACCGGCACGGCGACGGCTCTTCATCTCGGCCGCACCACGACCTCGCACGACGTGGTGCTGACCGATGACGACGGAAACCGGCTCTGCACGGTGCGCATCACGAATCTGATCATCGACAAGCGCTGA
- the paaZ gene encoding phenylacetic acid degradation bifunctional protein PaaZ encodes MSTISPASRTTPTPTADALTTAGVRILQSYLEGEWQEPAKGSAEPVPTFDASTGEPVALVGSDGLDLAAAVDYARTVGQASLGHLTFHQRALILKALAQHLNSDEVKSGLYEVSARTGATRRDSLVDVDGGIGVLFTYSSKGRRELPNAFAIVDGAPENLARDGSFGGQHLYARIPGVAFQVNAYNFPVWGMLEKFAPAFLAGVPSIVKPATPTAFLTEAAVRAIVDSGLLPEGSLQLVSGSVHGFLDLLDVRDVVGFTGSASTAAIFSGHANVLSGGVGLTCETDSLNAAILGPDAVAGTPEFDAFVASVVTEMTAKAGQKCTSIRRVIVPVSVMDAVIDAVGARIDARVTLGDPRAEGVTMGPLASTEQKAEVRRSVEALLAGGGRIAYGSLDEPRVTRADGTVSAAPSGAFLSPVLLRFDDADADAVHEVEAFGPVASVVGYRDLADAVRLANRGGGSLVATVASADASTVATLVTGIAPFHGRVLVLDRDDARSSTGHGSPVPHLVHGGPGRAGGGEELGGIRAVKHYMRRTALQGSPAVLTALTGQWRAGAGVQADLSGAGASWSSPSTASSPSTASSLSTASTASTASTASTASTASTASTASTASTASTASTGSVDPAGATGASGAEHPFRKPLSRLRLGDAIDSEAREISLDDIGHFAEFTGDTFYAHTDEEAAAANPFFPGRVAHGYLLISWAAGLFVDPAPGPVLANYGLENLRFLTPVSPGDAIRVTLTAKEITPREKEDYGEVRWDAVLHNQRDEVVATYDVLTLVSKE; translated from the coding sequence ATGTCCACGATCTCCCCCGCTTCGCGCACCACCCCGACTCCCACCGCTGATGCGCTGACCACCGCCGGCGTCCGCATCCTGCAGAGCTATCTGGAAGGCGAGTGGCAGGAGCCGGCGAAGGGGTCGGCAGAACCGGTCCCGACGTTCGACGCTTCCACCGGCGAACCGGTCGCGCTCGTCGGCAGCGACGGACTCGACCTCGCTGCGGCCGTCGACTACGCCCGCACCGTCGGCCAGGCGTCGCTCGGGCACCTCACCTTCCACCAGCGGGCGCTCATCCTGAAGGCCCTCGCGCAGCACCTGAATTCCGACGAGGTCAAGTCCGGTCTCTACGAGGTCAGCGCCCGCACCGGCGCCACCCGACGCGACAGTCTGGTCGACGTCGACGGCGGTATCGGCGTGCTCTTCACCTATTCGTCGAAGGGCCGGCGGGAGTTGCCCAACGCCTTCGCGATCGTCGACGGCGCGCCCGAGAACCTGGCTCGCGACGGGTCGTTCGGCGGGCAGCACCTCTACGCGCGCATCCCGGGCGTCGCCTTCCAGGTGAACGCTTACAACTTTCCGGTGTGGGGGATGCTCGAGAAGTTCGCACCCGCCTTCCTCGCGGGAGTGCCGAGCATCGTGAAGCCTGCGACACCCACCGCCTTCCTCACCGAAGCGGCGGTGCGCGCCATCGTCGACTCCGGCCTTCTGCCCGAGGGCTCGCTGCAACTCGTGAGCGGATCGGTGCACGGCTTCCTCGACCTGTTAGACGTGCGCGATGTGGTCGGATTCACCGGATCGGCGTCGACCGCCGCGATCTTCTCCGGTCACGCGAACGTGCTCTCCGGCGGTGTCGGCCTCACCTGCGAGACCGACTCGCTGAACGCCGCGATCCTCGGCCCGGATGCGGTCGCCGGCACCCCGGAATTCGACGCCTTCGTCGCCTCGGTGGTCACCGAGATGACGGCCAAGGCGGGTCAGAAGTGCACGAGCATCCGTCGCGTCATCGTGCCTGTCTCGGTGATGGACGCGGTGATCGACGCCGTCGGCGCCCGCATCGACGCACGCGTGACGCTCGGCGACCCTCGCGCCGAGGGGGTCACGATGGGCCCGCTGGCGAGCACGGAGCAGAAGGCGGAGGTGCGCCGCAGCGTCGAGGCGCTGCTGGCCGGTGGGGGAAGGATCGCCTACGGCTCGCTCGACGAACCCCGCGTCACACGCGCCGATGGCACGGTCTCTGCAGCGCCCTCGGGCGCGTTCCTCTCGCCCGTGTTGCTTCGATTCGACGATGCGGATGCGGACGCGGTGCACGAAGTCGAGGCATTCGGGCCGGTCGCCTCAGTCGTGGGCTACCGAGACCTCGCCGACGCCGTGCGTTTGGCCAATCGCGGCGGCGGCTCCCTCGTGGCCACGGTGGCGAGCGCGGATGCGTCGACCGTCGCCACCCTCGTGACGGGCATCGCGCCGTTCCACGGAAGGGTGCTCGTGCTCGACCGCGACGACGCCCGCTCGAGCACCGGCCACGGCTCCCCCGTGCCGCATCTCGTGCACGGCGGCCCCGGTCGCGCAGGCGGCGGCGAGGAGCTCGGCGGCATCCGCGCGGTGAAGCACTACATGCGCCGCACAGCTCTGCAGGGGTCGCCGGCCGTGCTGACAGCCTTGACCGGCCAGTGGCGCGCGGGTGCGGGCGTGCAGGCGGATCTGTCGGGCGCTGGGGCGTCGTGGTCCAGCCCGTCCACCGCGTCCAGCCCGTCTACCGCGTCCAGCCTGTCCACCGCGTCCACCGCGTCCACCGCGTCCACCGCGTCCACCGCGTCCACCGCGTCCACCGCGTCCACCGCGTCCACCGCGTCCACCGCGTCCACCGCGTCCACCGGTAGCGTCGACCCCGCCGGGGCCACTGGCGCCTCTGGCGCCGAGCATCCGTTCCGCAAGCCGCTCTCGCGGTTGCGCCTCGGTGACGCGATCGACTCGGAGGCCCGCGAGATCTCGCTCGACGACATCGGGCATTTCGCGGAATTCACCGGCGACACGTTCTACGCCCACACCGACGAGGAGGCGGCGGCCGCGAATCCGTTCTTCCCCGGCCGCGTCGCGCACGGCTACCTGCTCATCTCGTGGGCGGCGGGCCTGTTCGTCGACCCAGCGCCGGGCCCCGTGCTCGCGAACTACGGTCTCGAGAACCTGCGATTCCTGACGCCGGTCTCCCCGGGCGACGCGATCCGCGTCACCCTCACCGCGAAGGAGATCACGCCGCGCGAGAAAGAGGACTACGGCGAGGTGCGTTGGGACGCAGTGCTGCACAACCAGCGCGACGAGGTCGTGGCCACCTACGACGTGCTCACGCTCGTTTCCAAGGAGTAG
- a CDS encoding TetR/AcrR family transcriptional regulator yields MSQPRHTDPPAPRGGNGRSGRAPYDLATVLDIAVAAFNEFGYDATSMGTLAERLGTSKSAIYYHVSSKEDLLRLALERGLGELEGVLTLPGAQEGSADARLEFVLRGAVRVLCEELPSVTLLLRLRGNTELEREALARRRDFDHAVAALVEESHAEGTLRADVDARTTTRLIFGMINSIVEWYKPGGPLAPDQLADDVITVAFEGLHPRPSA; encoded by the coding sequence ATGAGCCAGCCACGACACACCGATCCGCCCGCGCCGCGCGGTGGCAACGGGCGGTCGGGGCGCGCTCCCTATGACCTCGCGACGGTGCTCGACATCGCGGTCGCGGCATTCAACGAGTTCGGCTACGACGCGACGTCGATGGGCACGCTCGCCGAACGTCTCGGCACGAGCAAATCGGCCATCTACTACCACGTCAGCAGCAAAGAAGACCTGCTGCGCCTCGCCCTCGAGCGCGGCCTCGGCGAGCTGGAGGGCGTGCTCACGCTGCCCGGCGCGCAGGAGGGATCGGCGGATGCGCGACTCGAGTTCGTGCTGCGCGGCGCCGTTCGGGTGCTGTGCGAGGAGCTTCCCTCGGTGACGCTGCTGCTCCGCCTGCGCGGCAACACCGAACTCGAGCGCGAGGCTCTCGCGCGCCGTCGCGACTTCGACCACGCGGTGGCCGCACTGGTCGAGGAATCGCACGCCGAGGGCACACTGCGGGCCGATGTCGACGCCCGCACCACGACGAGGCTGATCTTCGGCATGATCAACTCGATCGTGGAGTGGTACAAGCCGGGTGGCCCGCTCGCGCCCGACCAGCTGGCCGACGACGTCATCACGGTGGCCTTCGAGGGCCTGCACCCGCGCCCCTCGGCCTGA
- the paaA gene encoding 1,2-phenylacetyl-CoA epoxidase subunit PaaA — protein MVTPDDDPDGSGLRRFEELLASESRVEPTDWMPAAYRKTLIRQISQHAHSEIIGMQPEGNWITRAPSLKRKAILMAKVQDEAGHGLYLYSAAQTLGIDREEMFDQLITGRAKYSSIFNYTTPTWADMGSIGWLVDGAAICNQVPLCRASYGPYGRAMVRICKEESFHQRQGFEILLALMNGTEEQRAMAQESVNRWYAPALMMFGPPDEDSPNSKQSMAWNIKRFSNDELRQRFVDMLVPQAEILGITLPDPAIRWNDERGHYDFGELDWNEFYEVLAGRGPANTVRVSRRRTAHENGAWVREAARAYADKQAGASGASGASGGAIADAAVATATPAGAATGAAAERIAS, from the coding sequence ATGGTCACCCCCGACGACGACCCTGACGGCTCTGGTCTGCGACGTTTCGAAGAACTGCTCGCCAGCGAGAGCCGGGTGGAGCCGACCGATTGGATGCCGGCGGCTTACCGCAAGACGCTCATCCGTCAGATCTCGCAGCACGCCCACTCCGAGATCATCGGCATGCAGCCCGAGGGCAACTGGATCACGCGCGCCCCGAGCCTCAAGCGCAAGGCCATCCTGATGGCGAAGGTGCAAGACGAGGCCGGCCACGGGCTCTACCTCTACTCCGCTGCCCAGACGCTCGGCATCGACCGAGAAGAGATGTTCGACCAGCTCATCACCGGCCGTGCGAAGTACTCCTCCATCTTCAACTACACCACTCCCACTTGGGCCGACATGGGCTCGATCGGCTGGCTCGTCGACGGTGCCGCCATCTGCAACCAGGTGCCGTTGTGCCGCGCCTCCTACGGCCCCTACGGCCGGGCGATGGTGCGCATCTGCAAGGAGGAGTCGTTCCATCAGCGGCAGGGATTCGAGATCCTGCTCGCCCTCATGAACGGCACCGAGGAGCAGCGCGCGATGGCCCAGGAGTCGGTGAACCGGTGGTACGCACCGGCGCTGATGATGTTCGGCCCGCCGGATGAAGACTCCCCCAACTCGAAGCAGAGCATGGCCTGGAACATCAAGCGCTTCTCGAACGACGAGTTGCGTCAGCGCTTCGTCGACATGCTCGTGCCGCAGGCCGAGATCCTCGGAATCACGCTGCCCGACCCGGCCATCCGCTGGAACGACGAGCGCGGCCACTACGACTTCGGCGAGCTCGACTGGAACGAGTTCTACGAGGTGCTGGCCGGCCGCGGTCCCGCGAACACCGTCCGGGTATCGCGCCGCCGCACCGCCCACGAGAACGGCGCCTGGGTGCGCGAGGCGGCGCGGGCCTACGCCGACAAGCAAGCGGGCGCATCGGGCGCATCCGGTGCATCCGGTGGCGCCATCGCCGACGCCGCCGTCGCCACCGCCACCCCCGCAGGCGCCGCCACTGGCGCCGCCGCCGAGAGGATCGCGTCATGA
- the paaB gene encoding 1,2-phenylacetyl-CoA epoxidase subunit PaaB produces the protein MTSPGDSGTRETWPLWEVFLRSSRGLSHVHAGSLHAPDSTMAVRNARDLYTRRGEGVSIWVVPASAITASDPDAKGEFFESPQGKEYRHATYYTASETVPHL, from the coding sequence ATGACCAGTCCCGGAGACTCCGGCACCCGCGAGACGTGGCCTCTCTGGGAGGTCTTCCTGCGCTCGTCGCGGGGACTGTCGCACGTACACGCCGGGTCACTGCATGCTCCCGACTCCACGATGGCGGTGCGCAACGCTCGCGATCTCTACACCCGCCGGGGCGAAGGGGTCTCCATCTGGGTGGTGCCCGCCTCGGCCATCACGGCGTCCGATCCGGATGCGAAGGGCGAGTTCTTCGAGTCGCCACAGGGCAAGGAATACCGCCACGCGACCTACTACACCGCGTCAGAGACGGTGCCGCACCTGTGA
- the paaC gene encoding 1,2-phenylacetyl-CoA epoxidase subunit PaaC, with translation MPKSSRAVSTALTPEAIAASIASAETAASEPVARYALGLGDDALVLAHRLGEWIANAPELEEDVALGNIGLDLLGHARSFLTYAGSAWGRSEDDLAYFRGESDYRNRQLFEQPSGDFAHTIARQLFASAYFDALYRALQRSTDPTLAAIAAKATKEVDYHLDHSVQWLLRLGLGTAESHRRMQRGVDAMWPFVGELFSPEPEADAGGALEGVAVDPESLRAAFDELVPRLITDAGLAVPTIPFAWGGGREGRHTEALGPMLAEMQVLARAHPGVTW, from the coding sequence ATTCCGAAGAGCAGCCGAGCCGTCTCCACGGCCCTCACCCCTGAGGCGATCGCCGCGTCGATCGCCTCGGCGGAGACGGCCGCCTCCGAGCCCGTCGCGCGCTACGCACTGGGCCTCGGCGACGACGCGCTCGTGCTCGCGCATCGACTCGGCGAGTGGATCGCGAATGCCCCTGAACTCGAAGAAGACGTGGCTCTGGGCAACATCGGTCTCGACCTGCTCGGCCACGCCCGCAGCTTCCTCACTTACGCCGGCTCGGCGTGGGGCAGGAGCGAAGACGATCTCGCCTACTTCCGCGGCGAATCCGACTACCGCAACCGGCAGTTGTTCGAGCAGCCGAGCGGCGACTTCGCCCACACCATCGCGCGGCAACTCTTCGCCTCGGCCTACTTCGATGCGCTCTACCGCGCGCTGCAACGCTCGACCGATCCGACGCTGGCGGCCATCGCCGCGAAGGCCACCAAAGAGGTCGACTACCACCTCGATCACAGCGTGCAGTGGCTGCTGCGACTGGGTCTCGGCACCGCAGAGTCGCATCGGCGGATGCAGCGGGGCGTGGACGCGATGTGGCCGTTCGTGGGCGAGCTCTTCAGCCCCGAACCCGAAGCGGATGCCGGGGGCGCACTCGAGGGTGTCGCCGTCGACCCCGAGAGTTTGCGCGCGGCCTTTGACGAACTCGTGCCGAGGTTGATCACCGACGCCGGACTGGCCGTGCCGACGATTCCGTTCGCTTGGGGTGGTGGCCGCGAGGGCCGACACACCGAGGCTCTCGGCCCGATGCTGGCCGAGATGCAGGTGCTGGCCCGCGCGCATCCGGGGGTGACGTGGTGA
- the paaD gene encoding 1,2-phenylacetyl-CoA epoxidase subunit PaaD — translation MAAAMDHAAPGRDHDAEVDARKTRNALVTRDARETRDAPESRDTLDAQNDRDTLDALELEARPRPQSGAERAIWELAATVVDPEVPVLTIEDLGVLRGVTFATASGSVTVEITPTYSGCPAVDAMRDDIVGVLHGNGYDDVSVKVVLSPAWTTDWLSDEGRTKLEQYGIAAPGPRRSDGTVSLGLGIRCPRCGSMHTRQLSRFGSTSCKALYVCQRCQEPFDYFKEH, via the coding sequence ATGGCCGCGGCGATGGACCATGCGGCCCCGGGCCGTGACCACGACGCCGAGGTCGACGCCCGCAAAACCCGGAACGCCCTCGTCACCCGAGACGCTCGCGAGACCCGCGACGCCCCGGAGAGCCGCGACACTCTTGACGCCCAGAACGACCGCGACACTCTCGACGCCCTCGAGCTCGAGGCACGTCCGCGGCCGCAGAGCGGCGCCGAGCGGGCCATCTGGGAGTTGGCGGCCACGGTGGTCGACCCCGAGGTGCCGGTGCTCACCATCGAAGATCTCGGCGTGTTGCGCGGGGTCACCTTCGCCACCGCCTCCGGGTCGGTCACGGTCGAGATCACCCCCACCTATTCCGGCTGCCCCGCCGTCGACGCCATGCGCGACGACATCGTGGGCGTGCTGCACGGCAACGGATACGACGACGTGTCGGTGAAGGTGGTGCTCTCCCCCGCCTGGACCACGGACTGGCTGAGCGACGAGGGCCGCACGAAGCTCGAGCAGTACGGCATCGCGGCCCCCGGCCCCCGCCGCAGCGACGGCACTGTGAGTCTCGGGCTCGGCATCCGTTGCCCCCGCTGCGGGTCGATGCACACCCGCCAGCTCTCCCGCTTCGGTTCCACCTCGTGCAAGGCACTCTACGTCTGCCAGCGCTGCCAGGAGCCGTTCGACTACTTCAAAGAGCACTGA
- the paaE gene encoding 1,2-phenylacetyl-CoA epoxidase subunit PaaE: MSLTETPPGTAPAARRRAAFHTLTVSEVRPLTDDAIEVSFEVPPALADAYDYAAGQYIAIRTSLEGEDVRRSYSICQAPSRGSLKVGIKRDLGGLFSSWAVENLVAGMELEVMSPEGRFTAQAPLDSPGHFVGVAAGSGITPMMSLIEHTLRENPAAVFELVYTNRTALDTMFVDELADLKDRYTARLALHHVLTREKRSSELLSGRLDAERVRAIFTTLLQPATIDEWFLCGPFDLVQLCRDELAALGVPADDVRFELFTTGAPERPAGQAGRPVATDAGDAVHTIQFRLDGTTATVTSPEHSQESILNAALRVRRDVPFACAGGVCGTCRAKLVEGEVDMVENYALEPDELARGYVLTCQSIPTSAEVSVDYDA; the protein is encoded by the coding sequence ATGTCCCTCACCGAGACGCCGCCCGGCACTGCCCCGGCCGCGCGCCGCCGTGCCGCGTTCCACACCCTCACCGTGTCGGAAGTGCGCCCCCTCACCGACGACGCGATCGAGGTGTCGTTCGAGGTGCCGCCCGCCCTCGCCGACGCCTACGACTACGCTGCCGGGCAGTACATCGCCATCCGCACGAGCCTCGAGGGCGAAGACGTGCGCCGCAGCTACTCGATCTGCCAGGCACCGAGCCGCGGATCGCTGAAGGTCGGCATCAAGCGCGACCTCGGAGGGCTCTTCTCCAGCTGGGCCGTCGAGAACCTCGTCGCCGGGATGGAGCTCGAGGTGATGAGTCCGGAGGGGCGCTTCACCGCTCAGGCACCTCTCGATTCGCCCGGGCATTTCGTGGGCGTGGCGGCGGGTTCGGGCATCACGCCGATGATGTCGCTGATCGAGCACACGCTGCGCGAGAATCCCGCCGCTGTGTTCGAACTCGTGTACACGAACCGCACGGCGCTGGACACGATGTTCGTCGACGAGCTCGCCGACCTCAAAGACCGCTACACCGCGCGTCTCGCGCTGCACCACGTGCTGACGCGGGAGAAGCGGAGTTCCGAGCTGCTGTCGGGGCGGCTCGACGCCGAGCGCGTGAGGGCCATCTTCACGACGTTGCTGCAGCCGGCGACGATCGACGAGTGGTTTCTCTGCGGGCCGTTCGACCTGGTGCAACTCTGCCGCGACGAGCTCGCAGCGCTCGGCGTGCCGGCCGACGACGTCCGTTTCGAGCTGTTCACCACCGGGGCGCCCGAACGCCCGGCGGGGCAGGCCGGTCGGCCGGTCGCCACGGATGCCGGCGACGCTGTTCACACCATCCAGTTCCGTCTCGACGGCACCACCGCTACGGTGACGAGTCCCGAGCACTCCCAGGAGAGCATCCTCAACGCCGCCTTGCGGGTGCGCCGCGACGTGCCGTTCGCCTGCGCCGGCGGGGTCTGCGGAACCTGCCGCGCGAAGCTCGTCGAAGGGGAGGTCGACATGGTCGAGAACTATGCCCTGGAGCCCGACGAACTCGCACGCGGCTACGTGCTCACCTGCCAGTCCATCCCCACTTCTGCTGAAGTCAGCGTCGACTACGACGCGTAG
- a CDS encoding enoyl-CoA hydratase/isomerase family protein translates to MTVELTIADGIAEVVLNAPQKLNAVDETALAELAAAYAEAEAAGVRVLLLRGEGRAFSAGRDISHVDPATDDARGYLADVVTPVLRRMAAFPAPTFAMATGACLGVGLGFLIATDVVYVADTAKIGSPFANLGATLDSGGHALFFERLGAHRTLDLIYTGELMSGAEAVASGLFSRVLPAGELDAFTRERVTRVAEGPTGAFLASKELVRRLRDERIGLWTSLDDENEAQGTLCLSDDYREGFAAFQEKRSPVFGTARA, encoded by the coding sequence ATGACAGTCGAACTGACCATTGCCGACGGCATCGCCGAGGTCGTGCTGAACGCCCCGCAGAAGCTCAACGCCGTCGACGAGACCGCACTGGCCGAGCTCGCGGCAGCCTATGCCGAGGCCGAGGCGGCCGGCGTACGGGTGCTCCTCCTCCGCGGCGAAGGCCGGGCGTTCTCGGCCGGGCGCGACATCTCGCACGTCGACCCGGCGACGGATGATGCTCGCGGCTACCTCGCCGACGTCGTCACACCGGTGCTCCGCCGGATGGCGGCCTTCCCCGCACCCACCTTCGCGATGGCCACGGGCGCCTGCCTCGGCGTGGGACTCGGTTTCCTCATCGCGACCGATGTCGTCTACGTGGCCGACACCGCGAAGATCGGCTCTCCGTTCGCGAACCTCGGAGCCACCCTCGACTCCGGCGGCCACGCGCTGTTCTTCGAGCGGCTCGGCGCCCACCGCACGCTCGATCTCATCTACACGGGAGAGCTGATGTCGGGGGCCGAGGCCGTCGCATCCGGTCTGTTCAGTCGCGTGCTTCCCGCCGGCGAACTCGACGCCTTCACCCGCGAGCGCGTGACCCGAGTGGCCGAAGGTCCGACGGGCGCGTTCCTCGCGAGCAAGGAGCTCGTGCGGCGCCTGCGCGACGAGCGGATCGGACTCTGGACCTCGCTCGACGACGAGAACGAGGCTCAGGGCACGCTCTGCCTGAGCGACGACTACCGCGAGGGCTTCGCCGCGTTCCAAGAGAAGCGCAGCCCCGTCTTCGGCACCGCACGGGCCTGA